One window of the Streptomyces asoensis genome contains the following:
- a CDS encoding 5-dehydro-4-deoxyglucarate dehydratase, whose amino-acid sequence MSLDRETVRRLRDGMAQGVLSFPLTSFHDDGSLDADGFRAHVADRIATAPGAVFPACGTGEFFSLDEDEYRQVVTIAVEEAGGRLPVVAGVGYGWAQAARFARIAEEAGADALLVLPHYLVAAPQDGLVAQLEELAARTRLPLIAYQRGQVTFTAASLRRVAAIPGVIGLKDGHSDLDRLQRLTLAAPDGFLFFNGAATAEIQARAYATVGVPAYSSAVHAFAPEIANAFFTALRDGDDKMVDRLLRDFYVPLVELRDRVPGYAVSLVKAAARLRGRPVGPVRAPLTDPSPTDLADLRALLSAGLDLVGAAL is encoded by the coding sequence GTGAGCCTCGACAGGGAAACGGTCCGACGCCTGCGGGACGGCATGGCACAGGGGGTGCTGTCCTTCCCGCTCACGAGCTTCCACGACGACGGCTCCCTCGACGCCGACGGCTTCCGCGCGCATGTCGCGGACCGGATCGCGACCGCACCCGGTGCCGTCTTCCCCGCCTGCGGCACCGGCGAGTTCTTCTCCCTCGACGAGGACGAGTACCGGCAGGTCGTCACGATCGCCGTCGAGGAGGCGGGCGGCCGCCTGCCCGTCGTCGCCGGGGTCGGCTACGGCTGGGCCCAGGCCGCCCGGTTCGCGCGCATCGCGGAAGAGGCCGGCGCCGACGCCCTCCTCGTCCTGCCGCACTACCTCGTCGCCGCCCCGCAGGACGGCCTCGTCGCCCAGCTGGAGGAGCTCGCCGCCCGCACCCGGCTGCCCCTCATCGCCTACCAGCGCGGCCAGGTCACCTTCACCGCCGCCTCGCTGCGGCGCGTCGCCGCCATCCCGGGCGTCATCGGCCTCAAGGACGGCCACAGCGACCTCGACCGCCTCCAGCGGCTCACCCTCGCCGCCCCCGACGGCTTCCTCTTCTTCAACGGCGCCGCCACCGCCGAGATCCAGGCCCGCGCCTACGCCACCGTGGGCGTCCCCGCCTACTCCTCCGCCGTCCACGCCTTCGCCCCGGAGATCGCGAACGCCTTCTTCACCGCGCTGCGCGACGGCGACGACAAGATGGTGGACCGGCTGCTGCGCGACTTCTACGTCCCGCTCGTCGAACTCCGCGACCGGGTGCCGGGATACGCCGTGTCCCTGGTGAAGGCGGCGGCCCGGCTGCGCGGCCGCCCCGTCGGGCCGGTCCGCGCCCCGCTCACCGACCCCTCGCCCACCGACCTCGCCGATCTCAGGGCCCTCCTGAGCGCCGGCCTCGACCTCGTAGGAGCCGCGCTGTGA
- a CDS encoding immunoglobulin I-set domain protein, with product MTDDSTGRQRRGGTTGRRFRRPAALLGAAALVAAGAMAVTFGSPAEAADTPKTALGKDGQKLTVSASAGLDPDGETLRVTGSGYDDTLGIYVAVCKDNGDNRVPTPCLGGADQEGGSGSSIWIIPRDASDEGAGTVAVRWGEGGTFDVDLDVKAEDAGLDCLQVACSVVTRVDHNGSGNRSQDVRIPLAFEGQGPGDGDDGGDGVDVPAGTVGYVEAKAGEFAGTNAGRPLDLLLHPDSGKLYVGADNIPDTSTVAEQGLYVLDAENGTALGHIAQAPGLNGVMAARVVRRIIAPLPGDGVVFHYPLRGTGTAKTGDTAARGIWATGATYTGVGQDADTSTVLIAAGPELRRVELATGTVQDTVTLEGGGELGVDAAHGAAWSLGTAGDKAVLRRVDTGTFEVTATAELTPDVLTFVEPDPATGNVWVGNGASVLVFDENAKPLTTLTGADRAMAVAFDKATGRAFVLREDLADGTTDNAGSLEVIDSATFEPAAAAVALPGSVRVGTYAGVAVTPGATSVYVTKAAESKVVRFDVRMSPKVVQSPTDQSVAPGDEVTFVAAAEGTPEPTVSWSVSPDGGQTWSKIEGATKNAYTFTAKAGQDGYEYRAEFTNAVGTTRTSPITLTVTETSGDGGTTGGGETPSGPSGTRTGTGSEGQKLTVTPVNDLATEGQVVKVTGSGYDVDKGIYVALCVDNGDGELPTPCVGGVDMTGGSHSSAWISSDPPDYGEELATPYGTGGTFSVELTVDAKDEFTDCFKAKCVLATRADHTLSGDRSQDVKVPVAFVGQDPVDTDDGTTTGGTDGGSTSGTSGGTTSGSGTGGTGGTGGTGTSATGTTSGGSLASTGATVGTVAGLALLVTAAGWYVHRRARAARAG from the coding sequence ATGACAGACGACAGCACCGGCCGGCAGCGGCGCGGCGGCACGACCGGACGCCGCTTCAGGCGTCCCGCGGCGCTCCTGGGAGCCGCCGCCCTGGTGGCCGCCGGAGCCATGGCCGTCACCTTCGGCTCACCCGCCGAGGCCGCCGACACCCCGAAGACGGCGCTCGGCAAGGACGGCCAGAAGCTCACGGTCTCCGCCTCCGCGGGCCTCGACCCGGACGGCGAGACCCTGCGCGTCACCGGTTCCGGCTACGACGACACCCTCGGCATCTACGTCGCCGTGTGCAAGGACAACGGCGACAACCGCGTGCCCACCCCCTGCCTCGGCGGCGCCGACCAGGAAGGCGGCAGCGGCTCCTCGATCTGGATCATCCCCAGGGACGCCTCCGACGAGGGCGCGGGCACGGTCGCCGTCCGGTGGGGCGAAGGCGGCACCTTCGACGTCGACCTGGACGTCAAGGCCGAGGACGCCGGCCTCGACTGCCTCCAGGTCGCCTGCTCGGTCGTCACCCGGGTCGACCACAACGGCTCCGGCAACCGCTCCCAGGACGTCCGCATCCCGCTCGCCTTCGAGGGCCAGGGCCCGGGCGACGGGGACGACGGCGGCGACGGAGTGGACGTCCCGGCGGGCACCGTCGGCTACGTGGAGGCGAAGGCCGGCGAGTTCGCCGGCACCAACGCCGGCCGCCCCCTGGACCTGCTGCTGCACCCCGACTCCGGAAAGCTGTACGTCGGTGCGGACAACATCCCCGACACCTCGACCGTCGCCGAACAGGGCCTGTACGTCCTGGACGCCGAGAACGGCACCGCGCTCGGCCACATCGCCCAGGCCCCCGGCCTGAACGGCGTCATGGCCGCCCGTGTGGTCCGCCGGATCATCGCCCCTCTCCCCGGCGACGGCGTCGTCTTCCACTACCCCCTGCGCGGCACAGGCACCGCCAAGACCGGCGACACGGCCGCGCGGGGCATCTGGGCCACCGGCGCGACCTACACCGGCGTCGGCCAGGACGCCGACACCTCCACCGTCCTGATCGCGGCGGGGCCCGAGCTGCGCCGCGTCGAGCTCGCCACCGGAACCGTGCAGGACACCGTCACCCTGGAGGGCGGCGGCGAACTCGGCGTGGACGCCGCCCACGGCGCCGCCTGGTCCCTCGGCACCGCCGGGGACAAGGCGGTGCTGCGCCGCGTCGACACCGGCACCTTCGAGGTCACCGCCACGGCCGAACTCACCCCCGACGTCCTCACCTTCGTCGAGCCGGACCCGGCGACCGGCAACGTCTGGGTCGGCAACGGGGCGTCCGTGCTCGTGTTCGACGAGAACGCCAAGCCGCTGACCACCCTGACCGGCGCGGACCGGGCCATGGCGGTGGCCTTCGACAAGGCCACCGGGCGGGCCTTCGTGCTGCGCGAGGACCTCGCCGACGGCACCACGGACAACGCCGGTTCGCTGGAGGTCATCGACAGCGCGACCTTCGAGCCGGCGGCCGCCGCGGTCGCCCTGCCGGGCAGTGTCCGGGTGGGCACCTACGCGGGCGTCGCCGTGACCCCCGGCGCCACGTCCGTCTACGTCACCAAGGCGGCCGAGAGCAAGGTCGTCAGATTCGACGTCCGGATGTCCCCCAAGGTCGTCCAGTCGCCCACCGACCAGTCCGTCGCCCCCGGTGACGAGGTCACCTTCGTCGCGGCGGCCGAGGGCACCCCCGAGCCCACCGTGAGCTGGAGCGTCAGTCCCGACGGCGGTCAGACCTGGTCGAAGATCGAGGGCGCGACGAAGAACGCGTACACCTTCACCGCGAAGGCCGGCCAGGACGGCTACGAGTACCGCGCCGAGTTCACCAACGCGGTGGGCACTACCCGCACGTCACCGATCACGCTGACCGTCACGGAGACGAGCGGCGACGGCGGCACCACCGGCGGCGGCGAGACCCCCTCCGGTCCGTCCGGCACGAGGACCGGCACCGGCAGCGAGGGCCAGAAGCTCACCGTCACCCCGGTCAACGACCTCGCCACCGAGGGCCAGGTCGTGAAGGTCACCGGCTCCGGCTACGACGTCGACAAGGGCATCTACGTCGCCCTGTGCGTCGACAACGGCGACGGCGAACTGCCGACCCCGTGCGTCGGCGGCGTCGACATGACCGGCGGTTCGCACAGCTCGGCGTGGATCTCCTCCGACCCGCCGGACTACGGCGAGGAGCTGGCGACCCCGTACGGCACCGGCGGCACCTTCTCGGTCGAACTCACCGTGGACGCGAAGGACGAGTTCACCGACTGCTTCAAGGCGAAGTGCGTCCTGGCCACCCGCGCCGACCACACCCTCTCCGGCGACCGCTCCCAGGACGTGAAGGTCCCGGTCGCCTTCGTCGGCCAGGACCCGGTGGACACCGACGACGGCACCACCACCGGCGGCACGGACGGCGGTTCGACCTCGGGCACGTCCGGCGGCACGACGTCCGGCTCCGGCACGGGCGGCACCGGCGGCACGGGCGGTACGGGCACGTCGGCGACCGGCACCACCTCCGGCGGCAGCCTCGCCTCCACCGGCGCGACCGTCGGCACGGTGGCCGGCCTGGCACTGCTGGTCACCGCGGCCGGCTGGTACGTCCACCGACGGGCGAGGGCGGCGCGAGCCGGGTAG
- a CDS encoding MFS transporter, protein MFAPRTTLPWPVVALFTAGYLAPYLLPTVVGRLDAGLPLSATEAGAVGSALLLGSASAGFLLASRVERIGARTLARIGLLLAVLGYGGAALAGEVTAVVAGAVLGGFGSGTVTTVAATRIAAHPDPHRVSTAGLLGVSALAGVVYLTVPHLGAGHGQPLAAIALTALAVWPLTGRLPGRAAPVRTRREDRSRLPRLRAGLVLAAAMPCWSLVQNSLWGVSGRIGLTQAHLTEAGVGVVFAVALGAGLTGVLGAGALGARLGRAVPIGAGTVLIAGCVVASASATGPVSFAAGEIAWNTLYPIVLSYLIGLAASLDPRGRWAVLVGSASSLGTAAGPLTGSVLSAWAGFPVMGLLLGAGLLVVAVPMTAVALRTGGGPQFAGSVRRRGGTPEPQVVEIAVEGSAVPVRDAYGTAGPRRAGAAPGSGD, encoded by the coding sequence GTGTTCGCCCCTCGCACCACCCTGCCCTGGCCCGTCGTCGCCCTGTTCACGGCCGGGTACCTCGCCCCCTATCTGCTGCCGACCGTGGTCGGCCGACTGGACGCCGGGCTGCCGCTGTCCGCCACCGAGGCCGGAGCCGTCGGCAGTGCGCTGCTGCTCGGTTCGGCCTCCGCCGGGTTCCTGCTCGCCTCCCGCGTGGAGCGGATCGGGGCCCGGACCCTCGCCCGGATCGGACTGCTCCTCGCCGTGCTCGGCTACGGCGGTGCCGCCCTCGCCGGTGAGGTGACCGCCGTGGTCGCGGGCGCCGTCCTCGGCGGCTTCGGCTCAGGAACGGTCACCACAGTCGCCGCCACCCGGATCGCCGCCCATCCCGACCCGCACCGCGTCTCCACGGCGGGCCTGCTCGGGGTCTCCGCGCTCGCAGGCGTCGTCTATCTGACGGTGCCGCACCTGGGCGCGGGGCACGGTCAGCCGCTGGCGGCGATCGCCCTCACCGCGCTCGCCGTCTGGCCGCTGACGGGGCGTCTGCCCGGCCGGGCGGCCCCGGTCCGCACCCGCCGCGAGGACCGGTCTCGGCTGCCCCGGCTGCGGGCCGGACTCGTGCTGGCCGCCGCCATGCCCTGCTGGTCGCTGGTCCAGAACTCGCTCTGGGGTGTCAGCGGACGCATCGGCCTGACCCAGGCGCACCTCACCGAGGCCGGCGTCGGCGTCGTCTTCGCGGTGGCGCTGGGAGCCGGGCTCACCGGAGTGCTGGGCGCGGGGGCGCTCGGGGCGCGGCTCGGGCGGGCGGTGCCCATCGGCGCCGGGACCGTCCTGATCGCCGGCTGTGTCGTCGCCAGCGCCTCGGCGACCGGGCCGGTGAGCTTCGCGGCCGGTGAGATCGCCTGGAACACGCTCTACCCGATCGTGCTGTCGTACCTGATCGGACTGGCCGCCTCGCTCGACCCGCGCGGCCGTTGGGCGGTGCTGGTCGGGTCGGCGTCTTCGCTGGGGACGGCGGCGGGGCCGCTGACCGGGAGCGTGCTGTCGGCGTGGGCCGGATTCCCGGTGATGGGCCTGCTGCTGGGGGCCGGGCTGCTCGTCGTCGCGGTGCCGATGACCGCCGTCGCCCTGCGCACGGGCGGCGGCCCGCAGTTCGCGGGCTCGGTCCGACGGCGGGGCGGCACCCCGGAGCCGCAGGTGGTGGAGATCGCGGTGGAGGGCTCGGCGGTACCCGTCCGGGACGCGTACGGCACCGCCGGACCCCGACGGGCGGGTGCCGCGCCGGGGTCCGGTGACTGA
- a CDS encoding IclR family transcriptional regulator, with translation MSETGGVREVKSAARTVELLELLAARGDRPARLQELADELGVPRSSMYALLQTLISRGWVRTDVTGSLYGIGIHALLTGTSYLDSDPRVRLVRPYLDEASEALGETIHLGRLDGRGVAYLATRESHEYLRTISRVGRRLPAHVGALGKALLAQRPDGELPEGPYEAFTPHSRTSRQALLADLAGVRARGYSVDREEGVLGIVGFGFALRYDTPAQDAVSCSVPVARLTPEHEERIVAVMREIRARIEATAPGSGGAADWR, from the coding sequence ATGTCGGAGACAGGCGGCGTCCGCGAGGTGAAGTCCGCGGCACGCACGGTCGAGCTGCTGGAACTGCTCGCGGCGCGCGGCGACCGGCCGGCGCGGCTCCAGGAGCTGGCGGACGAGCTGGGGGTACCGCGCAGCTCGATGTACGCACTGCTCCAGACCCTGATCAGCCGGGGCTGGGTGCGCACGGACGTGACCGGATCCCTGTACGGCATCGGCATCCACGCCCTGCTGACCGGCACCAGCTATCTCGACTCCGACCCGCGCGTGCGGCTGGTGCGGCCCTACCTCGACGAGGCGTCCGAGGCGTTGGGCGAGACGATCCACCTGGGCCGGCTGGACGGCCGCGGCGTGGCGTATCTGGCGACGCGCGAGTCGCACGAGTACCTGCGCACGATCAGCCGGGTCGGGCGGCGGCTCCCGGCGCACGTCGGCGCGCTCGGCAAGGCGCTGCTGGCGCAGCGGCCGGACGGCGAGCTCCCCGAGGGGCCGTACGAGGCGTTCACCCCCCACTCCCGCACCAGCCGGCAGGCGCTGCTCGCCGACCTCGCCGGAGTGCGGGCGCGCGGGTACTCCGTGGACCGCGAGGAGGGCGTCCTCGGCATCGTCGGGTTCGGGTTCGCGCTGCGCTACGACACCCCCGCGCAGGACGCGGTCAGTTGCTCGGTGCCGGTGGCCCGGCTGACGCCGGAGCACGAGGAGCGGATCGTCGCGGTGATGCGGGAGATCAGGGCGAGGATCGAGGCGACGGCACCGGGTTCCGGCGGCGCCGCCGACTGGCGTTAG
- a CDS encoding glucarate dehydratase family protein yields the protein MNLTITDVRLTPILVADPPLLNTQGVHQPYTPRLIVEVETADGVTGVGETYGDTKYLELARPFAEKLHGRPVSDLNGLFTIADEVAVDSSRVSGQVDVGGLRGVQTADKLRLSVVSAFEVACLDALGKALGLPVHTLLGGKVRDAVEYSAYLFYKWADHPEGVPAEKDDWGAAVDPAGVVEQARRFKERYGFTSFKLKGGVFPPDEEIAAVRALAEAFPGHPLRLDPNGAWSVATSLKVADEIGGILEYLEDPALGTPAMAEVAAKTDVPLATNMCVTTFAEIKEAFIRDAVQVVLSDHHYWGGLRNTRQLAEICRTFGVGISMHSNTHLGISLAAMTHVASTVPNLHHACDSHYPWQSEDVLTERLTFDDGKVTVSDAPGLGVELDRDKLRFLHRRWLDDDGALRERDDAAAMRLADPDWVTPTVPRW from the coding sequence GTGAACCTCACGATCACCGACGTCCGCCTGACCCCGATCCTGGTCGCCGACCCGCCGCTGCTCAACACCCAGGGCGTGCACCAGCCGTACACGCCCCGGCTGATCGTGGAAGTCGAGACGGCGGACGGGGTCACGGGCGTCGGCGAGACGTACGGCGACACCAAGTACCTGGAACTGGCCCGCCCGTTCGCCGAGAAGCTCCACGGCCGCCCGGTGAGCGACCTGAACGGCCTGTTCACCATCGCCGACGAGGTGGCCGTCGACAGCTCCCGGGTCTCCGGGCAGGTGGACGTCGGCGGGCTGCGCGGCGTCCAGACCGCCGACAAGCTGCGGCTGTCCGTCGTCTCCGCCTTCGAGGTCGCCTGCCTCGACGCCCTCGGCAAGGCGCTCGGCCTGCCCGTGCACACGCTGCTCGGCGGCAAGGTGCGCGACGCGGTCGAATACAGCGCCTACCTCTTCTACAAGTGGGCCGATCACCCCGAGGGCGTCCCCGCGGAGAAGGACGACTGGGGCGCCGCTGTCGACCCGGCCGGGGTGGTCGAGCAGGCCCGGCGCTTCAAGGAGCGCTACGGCTTCACCTCCTTCAAGCTCAAGGGCGGTGTCTTCCCGCCGGACGAGGAGATCGCCGCCGTACGCGCACTGGCCGAGGCGTTCCCCGGCCACCCCTTGCGCCTGGACCCCAACGGCGCCTGGTCCGTGGCGACTTCACTCAAGGTGGCCGACGAGATCGGCGGCATCCTCGAATACCTGGAGGACCCGGCCCTCGGCACCCCGGCCATGGCCGAGGTGGCCGCGAAGACCGACGTGCCGCTCGCCACCAACATGTGCGTGACGACGTTCGCCGAGATCAAGGAGGCGTTCATTCGCGACGCCGTCCAGGTCGTCCTCTCCGACCACCACTACTGGGGCGGACTGCGCAACACCCGGCAACTCGCCGAGATCTGCCGGACGTTCGGCGTCGGGATCTCCATGCACTCCAACACCCACCTGGGTATCTCGCTGGCCGCCATGACCCATGTGGCGTCCACCGTGCCGAACCTCCACCACGCCTGCGACTCCCACTACCCCTGGCAGTCGGAGGACGTCCTCACCGAACGCCTCACCTTCGACGACGGCAAGGTCACCGTGTCGGACGCGCCCGGCCTCGGCGTCGAACTCGACCGGGACAAGCTCCGGTTCCTGCACCGGCGCTGGCTCGACGACGACGGCGCCCTGCGCGAGCGCGACGACGCGGCGGCCATGCGCCTGGCCGACCCCGACTGGGTCACCCCGACCGTCCCCCGCTGGTGA
- a CDS encoding PhoH family protein, protein MTQTPTAHTPAQGKARAQFTVPAQHPMVTVLGSGDSLLRVIETAFPAADIHVRGNEISAVGEPREVALVQRLFDEMMLVLRTGQPMTEDAVERSIAMLRASENGTSDGQETPAEVLTQNILSSRGRTIRPKTLNQKRYVDAIDKHTIVFGIGPAGTGKTYLAMAKAVQALQSKQVNRIILTRPAVEAGERLGFLPGTLYEKIDPYLRPLYDALHDMLDPDSIPKLMAAGTIEVAPLAYMRGRAQPIFTNVLTPDGWRPIGDLQVGDLVIGSNGEPTPVLGVYPQGEKDIYRVTAQDGSWTLCCGEHLWTVRTRDDKRRDQPWRVLETQEMIGNLRAAHARRYELPLLTAPVCFPEREVPMDPYALGLLLGDGCLTGSTTPSFATEDAELAQALEGALPGVAVRHKSGPDYVLNRIKSPGDVITLENPVTRVLRELDLLRTRSHTKFVPDDYLYNSAEVRLAVLQGLLDSDGGPVTQKDRTCRIQYTTTSILLRDDVISLVQSLGGVAYTRRRAAEDREPGFARGREVEHRYDSHIIDIRLPEGIEPFRLARKRDKYLAAGGGGRPMRFIDSIEPAGNEETVCIQVAAEDSLYVTQDHLLTHNTLNDAFIILDEAQNTSPEQMKMFLTRLGFDSKIVITGDVTQVDLPNGTKSGLRQVQDILEGLDDVHFSRLSSQDVVRHKLVGRIVDAYEQYDSENGTENGTHKGGRNKRK, encoded by the coding sequence ATGACTCAGACACCCACAGCTCACACGCCCGCGCAGGGCAAGGCGAGAGCACAGTTCACCGTTCCCGCCCAGCACCCCATGGTGACGGTGCTGGGATCCGGAGACTCCCTCCTGCGCGTGATAGAGACGGCCTTCCCGGCGGCTGACATCCATGTCCGGGGCAATGAGATCAGCGCGGTCGGCGAGCCACGGGAAGTCGCTCTCGTCCAGCGCCTGTTCGACGAGATGATGCTGGTGCTCCGCACCGGGCAGCCGATGACGGAGGACGCAGTGGAACGCTCGATCGCCATGCTGCGGGCGAGTGAGAACGGGACGAGTGACGGCCAGGAGACCCCGGCCGAGGTTCTGACCCAGAACATCCTGTCCTCGCGCGGTCGCACCATCAGACCCAAGACCCTCAACCAGAAGCGGTACGTCGACGCGATCGACAAGCACACGATCGTCTTCGGCATCGGCCCGGCCGGTACCGGCAAGACCTACCTGGCCATGGCCAAGGCGGTCCAGGCCCTCCAGTCCAAGCAGGTCAACCGCATCATCCTGACCCGCCCGGCGGTCGAGGCGGGGGAGCGGCTCGGCTTCCTCCCGGGCACGCTGTACGAGAAGATCGACCCCTACCTGCGCCCGCTGTACGACGCGCTGCACGACATGCTGGACCCGGACTCGATCCCGAAGCTGATGGCGGCGGGGACCATCGAGGTGGCGCCGCTGGCGTACATGAGGGGTCGCGCGCAGCCGATCTTCACGAACGTCCTGACGCCGGACGGCTGGCGCCCCATCGGCGACCTTCAGGTCGGGGACCTGGTCATCGGCTCGAACGGTGAGCCCACTCCGGTCCTCGGTGTCTATCCGCAGGGTGAGAAGGACATCTACCGCGTCACCGCCCAGGACGGCTCCTGGACTCTGTGTTGCGGTGAGCACCTGTGGACCGTCCGGACGCGCGACGACAAGCGCCGCGACCAACCGTGGCGGGTCCTGGAGACCCAGGAGATGATCGGGAACCTGCGCGCGGCACATGCTCGCCGGTACGAGTTGCCGTTGCTCACGGCGCCGGTTTGTTTCCCCGAGCGTGAGGTCCCCATGGACCCGTACGCGCTGGGGCTGCTGCTGGGCGACGGGTGCCTCACCGGTTCCACGACGCCGTCCTTCGCGACGGAGGACGCGGAGCTGGCCCAGGCACTGGAAGGCGCGCTTCCCGGTGTCGCGGTGCGGCACAAGAGTGGACCTGACTACGTCCTCAACCGGATCAAGTCTCCCGGTGATGTGATCACCCTGGAGAACCCCGTGACGCGGGTCCTGCGCGAACTGGACCTGCTGCGTACCCGGTCGCACACCAAGTTCGTCCCTGACGACTACCTGTACAACTCGGCCGAGGTGCGACTGGCTGTGCTGCAGGGCCTGCTCGACTCCGACGGCGGTCCCGTGACGCAGAAGGACCGCACCTGCCGGATCCAGTACACGACGACGTCGATTCTGCTCCGCGACGACGTGATTTCGCTCGTGCAGTCGTTGGGCGGTGTCGCGTACACCCGCCGCAGGGCTGCCGAAGACCGCGAGCCGGGTTTTGCAAGGGGTAGGGAGGTCGAACACCGGTACGACAGTCACATCATCGACATCCGCCTCCCCGAAGGCATCGAGCCCTTCCGTCTCGCCCGCAAGCGTGACAAGTACCTTGCTGCCGGGGGCGGCGGGCGCCCGATGCGTTTCATCGACAGCATCGAGCCGGCAGGCAATGAGGAGACCGTCTGCATCCAGGTGGCCGCCGAGGACTCCCTCTACGTCACCCAGGACCATCTGCTCACGCACAACACGCTGAACGACGCCTTCATCATCCTGGACGAGGCCCAGAACACGAGCCCCGAGCAGATGAAGATGTTCCTCACCCGGCTCGGCTTCGACTCGAAGATCGTGATCACGGGTGACGTGACCCAGGTCGACCTGCCGAACGGCACGAAGTCGGGTCTGCGGCAGGTTCAGGACATCCTGGAGGGACTCGACGACGTCCACTTCTCCCGCCTGTCGTCGCAGGACGTCGTCCGGCACAAGCTCGTCGGCCGTATCGTCGACGCGTACGAGCAGTACGACAGCGAGAACGGTACGGAGAACGGCACCCACAAGGGCGGCCGTAACAAGCGGAAGTAG
- a CDS encoding carbohydrate kinase family protein: protein MTASNASTGEGHHRQTGKAGQICRAARVDPLAARRAPDDPPWDVYLTGTVFLDIIFTGLDSAPVRGTESWARGMGSSPGGVANMATALARLGLRTSLAAAFGDDHYGEYCWDALEQGEGIDLSASRSVPGWHSPVTVSMAYEGERTMVSHGHEPPVEAMLTQEGSPEHPPHARAAVASLTPGKPAPWIERAAGRGTRIFADVGWDDTGAWDLAGLTDLAHCEAFLPNAEEAMRYTGATCPRAAAHALTEHVPLAVVTLGAEGAYAVDRRTGESAEVPAIAVEALDPTGAGDVFVAGFVTGTLADWPLADRLAFAGLTAALSVQEFGGSLSAPGWSEIAAWWRRVQSVESQDPEALLRYAFLDGLLPTLLPAAEEATPWPLRRAVPTIGFGRSA from the coding sequence GTGACCGCGTCCAACGCGTCCACCGGAGAGGGACACCACCGCCAGACCGGCAAGGCCGGCCAGATCTGCCGGGCTGCCCGGGTCGACCCCCTGGCAGCCCGGCGCGCCCCCGACGACCCACCGTGGGACGTCTACCTCACCGGCACCGTCTTCCTCGACATCATCTTCACCGGGCTCGACTCCGCCCCGGTGCGCGGGACCGAGTCCTGGGCGCGCGGAATGGGCTCGAGCCCCGGCGGGGTCGCCAACATGGCCACCGCGCTCGCCCGGCTCGGCCTGCGCACCTCCCTCGCGGCCGCCTTCGGGGACGACCACTACGGCGAGTACTGCTGGGACGCCCTCGAACAGGGCGAGGGCATCGACCTCAGCGCCTCGCGCTCCGTCCCCGGCTGGCACTCGCCGGTCACCGTCTCCATGGCCTACGAGGGCGAGCGGACCATGGTCTCGCACGGCCACGAACCGCCCGTCGAGGCCATGCTGACGCAGGAAGGGTCGCCCGAGCACCCGCCGCACGCCCGCGCCGCCGTCGCCTCCCTCACCCCCGGCAAGCCCGCCCCCTGGATCGAGCGGGCCGCCGGTCGCGGCACCCGTATCTTCGCCGACGTGGGCTGGGACGACACCGGTGCCTGGGACCTGGCCGGCCTCACCGACCTGGCGCACTGCGAGGCCTTCCTGCCGAACGCGGAGGAGGCCATGCGCTACACCGGCGCCACCTGTCCCCGCGCCGCCGCCCACGCCCTCACCGAGCACGTACCGCTCGCGGTCGTGACCCTCGGTGCGGAGGGCGCCTACGCCGTGGACCGGCGCACCGGCGAGTCCGCCGAGGTCCCGGCCATCGCCGTCGAGGCCCTCGACCCCACCGGCGCGGGGGACGTCTTCGTGGCCGGCTTCGTCACCGGCACGCTGGCCGACTGGCCGCTCGCCGACCGCCTCGCCTTCGCCGGCCTCACCGCGGCCCTCTCCGTGCAGGAGTTCGGCGGCTCGCTCTCCGCTCCCGGCTGGTCCGAGATCGCGGCCTGGTGGCGCAGGGTCCAGTCGGTCGAGAGCCAGGACCCCGAGGCGCTGCTGAGGTACGCGTTCCTGGACGGCCTGCTCCCGACGCTGCTCCCGGCGGCGGAGGAGGCCACCCCGTGGCCGCTGCGCAGAGCGGTGCCGACGATCGGTTTCGGCCGCTCGGCATAG